The following proteins are co-located in the Sporohalobacter salinus genome:
- a CDS encoding cell division FtsA domain-containing protein, which yields MGDNKELIFALDIGTRTVVGVIFKQQEDKLIVEESEIVEHERRSMLDGQIHNVSEVTAQVQKLKTRLEEKVDIELDKVAIAAAGRALKTVKGSFELQFKNNKEVTKEDVKTLQFTAVQKAQEELVAKSDKKSAAGYHFVGYSVIQSKLDGMEITDLVGQRGSRIEVEVVATFLPRVVVDSLLTVIRQADLEVEHLTLEPIAASNLLIPQQMHDFNLALIDIGAGTSDIAVTREGTIIGYDMVPVAGDEITEVICDKYMLDYHSAEEIKRGLADKEKFMIKDILDQDVELPAQEVLEEIEPKAEELANLIGERIIELNQKQPQAVICFGGGSLAPLLKDKLAQSLELPSNRVGIKNKQDSNQIEGEIEGVTITQGITPLGIGLSTYLNQNQANFLDVTVNDDLIHLFTLTEPKVSDALLAAEIDFKELEPNLGLALTVEVNDEIKVIPGEPGTAGEVRLNGEEVGIDAGISNGDEIEVEFGEQGQTGEGTIADVVPRLESKEIIANGEKIELKPQYYLDDELVTLDTPLHDRAEITYQEILTVGEAIEEIWDIKLVNLKERIIEYEVNGNRRKKRYSNYYVELNGNQVSLDTEIQSEDELFFEQLDQNADEKLTVDEALEGVDIASSLEIVMNNRPLEIPDAGFELLKNGTETTLDAEVNSGDEITYQPGEMTIKDVLDYINYKLSDDDLEKVEIKKNGVSAQLHNKVADGDQINVFLSTLSQ from the coding sequence GTGGGGGATAACAAAGAACTCATTTTTGCTTTAGATATTGGGACTAGAACTGTAGTTGGAGTTATATTTAAGCAGCAGGAAGATAAATTAATTGTTGAAGAGTCAGAGATAGTAGAACATGAGCGGCGTTCAATGTTAGATGGTCAGATCCATAATGTTTCTGAAGTTACAGCTCAGGTACAGAAGCTTAAAACTAGATTAGAAGAGAAAGTAGATATAGAGTTAGATAAAGTGGCTATTGCAGCAGCTGGGCGAGCATTGAAGACGGTAAAGGGATCATTTGAACTTCAATTTAAGAATAATAAGGAAGTAACTAAAGAAGATGTTAAAACTCTACAGTTTACTGCAGTTCAAAAAGCCCAGGAAGAGTTAGTAGCTAAAAGTGATAAAAAATCAGCAGCAGGTTATCACTTTGTAGGCTATAGTGTAATTCAGAGTAAATTAGATGGAATGGAAATCACAGATTTAGTAGGCCAGCGGGGTTCTAGAATAGAGGTAGAAGTAGTAGCTACCTTTTTACCACGAGTAGTAGTAGACTCTCTGTTAACAGTGATTAGACAAGCTGATCTAGAAGTAGAACATTTGACTTTAGAGCCGATTGCTGCTTCTAATCTATTAATTCCTCAGCAGATGCATGATTTCAATTTAGCTTTAATAGATATTGGAGCAGGTACTTCCGATATTGCTGTAACTAGAGAGGGAACTATCATTGGTTATGATATGGTTCCTGTAGCAGGAGATGAAATAACTGAAGTAATCTGTGATAAATATATGTTGGATTATCATAGCGCTGAAGAAATTAAGCGTGGATTAGCTGATAAAGAGAAGTTTATGATTAAAGATATATTGGATCAGGATGTGGAACTACCGGCTCAGGAGGTTTTAGAAGAGATAGAGCCTAAAGCAGAGGAATTGGCAAATTTAATTGGAGAGAGAATTATTGAATTGAATCAAAAACAACCTCAGGCAGTTATCTGTTTTGGGGGAGGAAGTTTAGCTCCTTTATTAAAAGATAAATTAGCTCAAAGCTTAGAATTACCGAGTAATCGAGTGGGAATTAAGAATAAGCAGGATTCAAATCAGATTGAAGGTGAAATTGAAGGGGTCACAATAACCCAGGGAATTACTCCACTAGGTATCGGTTTAAGTACTTATCTTAATCAAAACCAGGCTAACTTTTTAGATGTGACTGTTAATGATGATTTAATTCATCTTTTTACTTTAACAGAACCTAAAGTATCAGATGCACTTTTAGCAGCAGAAATTGATTTTAAAGAATTAGAACCTAATCTCGGCTTAGCTTTGACCGTAGAAGTGAATGATGAAATTAAAGTTATTCCTGGTGAACCAGGAACAGCTGGTGAAGTCAGGTTAAACGGTGAAGAGGTAGGGATTGATGCCGGAATTAGTAATGGGGATGAGATTGAAGTAGAGTTTGGAGAGCAAGGACAGACTGGAGAAGGTACTATAGCAGATGTAGTACCAAGATTAGAAAGTAAAGAAATTATTGCTAATGGAGAAAAAATAGAGCTGAAGCCTCAGTATTATCTAGATGATGAATTGGTAACATTAGATACTCCACTTCATGATAGAGCTGAAATTACTTATCAGGAAATATTAACCGTAGGAGAGGCTATAGAAGAGATTTGGGATATAAAATTAGTTAATCTTAAAGAGCGAATAATAGAATATGAAGTTAACGGAAATAGAAGAAAAAAGAGATATAGTAATTATTATGTTGAATTAAATGGTAATCAAGTTAGTTTAGATACCGAGATCCAGTCCGAAGATGAACTATTTTTTGAGCAGCTAGATCAGAATGCAGATGAAAAGTTAACAGTTGATGAGGCTCTAGAAGGAGTGGATATTGCTTCTAGTTTAGAGATAGTAATGAATAATCGACCTTTAGAAATACCTGATGCCGGTTTCGAATTATTGAAAAATGGGACCGAAACTACCTTAGATGCTGAAGTAAATTCTGGAGATGAAATCACTTATCAACCAGGAGAAATGACTATTAAAGATGTCTTAGATTATATTAATTATAAATTATCTGATGATGATTTAGAAAAGGTAGAGATCAAGAAAAATGGTGTCAGTGCGCAGCTGCATAATAAAGTAGCTGATGGGGATCAGATTAATGTCTTTTTATCTACATTATCTCAATAA
- a CDS encoding PocR ligand-binding domain-containing protein — MPSFLNIDEELHLTDLIDINILQQIQDRFSEATGLAAIIIDDQGEPVTEPSNFSDICSLVLSTDRGMKNCFDYNFSEGDFESKEEPLVFHCHMGFVDLVVPIIVADECFGVVKCGQILPEESKVEMVDKVKSRLKSLDINDVEVKKLLQQMKQIPRPKINAAANLLSLLANYIVEMSATTLIQKQLHFKNYQLMQEVNNRMEVETNLQQAELKALQSQMNPHFLFNSLNIIARLALLEGAEETQEMVHSLSDLLRYSLRKEEIVTLSEELNYIKDYIKIQKARFGEQIKFVIDVNEELLSYKIPFMSLQPLVENAIIHGLEPKDTSGKIEILSEETEDKLIIKVMDDGVGIEQDKIREIIEAREREVTETHTSSMGINNVHQRLKHYYGSKYGVKIYSDKGEGTEVRISFPKLETGSDNDV, encoded by the coding sequence ATGCCTTCCTTTTTAAATATTGATGAAGAGCTACATTTAACAGATTTAATAGATATTAACATTTTACAGCAGATTCAGGATAGATTTTCTGAAGCAACCGGTTTGGCAGCTATTATAATTGATGATCAGGGAGAACCGGTGACTGAACCAAGTAATTTTTCTGACATTTGTTCGTTAGTCTTATCTACTGACCGGGGAATGAAAAATTGCTTTGATTATAATTTCTCTGAGGGTGATTTTGAATCCAAAGAAGAACCATTAGTTTTTCATTGTCACATGGGATTTGTAGATCTTGTAGTTCCTATTATTGTAGCTGATGAATGTTTTGGAGTAGTAAAGTGTGGACAGATTCTACCTGAAGAATCTAAAGTTGAGATGGTTGATAAGGTGAAATCTCGCTTAAAGAGTTTAGATATTAATGATGTAGAGGTTAAAAAATTACTTCAACAGATGAAACAGATACCGCGTCCTAAGATCAATGCTGCAGCTAATTTATTATCTTTATTGGCCAATTATATTGTAGAAATGAGCGCTACTACTTTAATTCAAAAGCAGCTTCATTTTAAAAATTATCAATTAATGCAAGAAGTTAATAATAGAATGGAAGTAGAGACGAACTTACAGCAAGCAGAATTGAAAGCTTTGCAGTCCCAGATGAATCCTCATTTTTTATTTAACAGCTTAAATATTATAGCTCGTCTAGCACTTTTAGAGGGAGCAGAGGAAACCCAGGAGATGGTTCATTCTCTTTCTGATCTATTGCGTTATAGTCTTCGTAAAGAAGAGATAGTTACTTTAAGTGAAGAATTAAATTATATTAAAGATTATATTAAAATTCAAAAGGCTAGATTTGGAGAACAAATAAAATTTGTTATTGATGTAAATGAGGAATTATTAAGTTATAAGATTCCTTTTATGAGTTTGCAACCGCTAGTAGAGAATGCTATTATTCATGGCTTAGAACCTAAAGATACTTCGGGGAAAATTGAAATTTTAAGTGAAGAAACAGAAGATAAGTTGATTATTAAAGTGATGGATGATGGAGTAGGGATTGAACAGGATAAAATTAGAGAAATCATTGAAGCGCGTGAAAGAGAAGTAACAGAAACCCATACCTCAAGTATGGGGATTAATAATGTTCATCAAAGATTAAAGCATTATTATGGATCTAAATATGGTGTGAAAATTTATAGTGACAAAGGTGAAGGAACGGAAGTTAGAATTTCATTTCCCAAATTAGAAACTGGGAGTGATAATGATGTATAG
- a CDS encoding response regulator transcription factor: MYRVLIVDDEPLERKAMRKVITERVKELRLIGEATNGEEALEITKAENPDLILMDIKMPKVDGLEATKKIIDSYPGTKIVIITAYNEFNYAQQAIKYGAVDYLLKPVKPDKIVDIFMELITEIEEERLYNQLLSHCYNDSEESIEFHQEFFDREKKLYELVKKGNIQEVESFIDRSLSLIRRKKDYSLVKLKIRIIEYLVSLSRTINQEAEINICHFYFEELLSEATELNTVLQFVNWVKNKLKEVIKKIEDAYDEIDDDVVKSAINYIQKNFNQDLTLEEVAKEVHLNSSYLSHIFKEETGSGFNDYLTEIRLDKAQELLRNSNQNITTIANQVGYKNANYFSQVFKKEFNLTPTEYRKKNN; this comes from the coding sequence ATGTATAGAGTATTAATTGTAGATGATGAACCGCTAGAGAGAAAGGCCATGAGAAAAGTGATTACTGAACGAGTTAAGGAATTGCGGTTAATTGGTGAAGCTACTAACGGAGAAGAAGCCTTAGAAATTACTAAAGCTGAGAATCCAGATTTAATTTTAATGGACATTAAGATGCCAAAAGTTGATGGCTTAGAAGCGACTAAGAAGATTATAGACTCATATCCAGGAACTAAAATAGTGATAATTACAGCTTATAATGAATTTAATTATGCTCAACAAGCAATTAAATATGGAGCAGTAGATTATCTATTAAAACCGGTTAAACCAGATAAGATAGTTGATATTTTTATGGAATTAATAACTGAAATCGAAGAGGAACGGCTTTATAATCAATTATTAAGCCATTGTTATAATGATTCAGAAGAGAGTATTGAGTTTCATCAGGAGTTTTTTGATAGAGAAAAGAAATTGTATGAATTAGTAAAAAAAGGAAATATACAAGAGGTTGAAAGTTTCATAGATCGTTCTTTATCTCTTATTAGGAGAAAAAAAGATTATTCTTTAGTTAAATTAAAGATAAGGATTATAGAATATTTAGTTTCATTATCCCGGACTATTAATCAGGAAGCAGAGATAAATATTTGTCACTTTTATTTTGAAGAGTTATTAAGTGAAGCAACAGAATTGAATACAGTTTTACAGTTTGTTAATTGGGTAAAGAATAAGTTAAAAGAGGTAATAAAGAAGATAGAAGATGCATATGATGAAATAGATGATGATGTAGTTAAAAGTGCAATTAATTATATTCAGAAGAATTTTAATCAAGACTTAACTTTAGAAGAGGTAGCGAAAGAAGTTCACTTAAATTCTTCTTATTTAAGCCATATATTTAAAGAAGAGACAGGAAGTGGCTTTAATGATTATTTAACAGAAATTAGACTGGATAAGGCTCAGGAATTACTGAGAAATTCTAATCAAAACATTACTACTATTGCTAATCAAGTTGGTTATAAAAATGCTAATTATTTTAGTCAGGTGTTTAAAAAGGAATTTAACTTGACGCCAACCGAATATCGCAAAAAGAACAATTAA
- a CDS encoding M24 family metallopeptidase, translating to MISISKEKLESRITKFQQKLSKQNIEAGIIIQNADLFYFSGTIQGEYLYIPSNGKPILLVRSDNKRAKKETGLENVIEFKSSKELIDILKKENIDLPTKLGLELDILPYKTVTKLQQIFATDKVINITPQIRQTRMIKSDSEIKLIKRAANKLKSIPQLIKKNLTPDISELELSAIIEKDLRQKGHTGFIRMRGLNNELPLGVCTAGKKSTTNIKVDSICAGTGVHSSAGVGASKSTIKDNSPIILDYVATHHGYHADQTRMAIIGKPSAYLQKTYDKMVQLQTRLSKYLTPEYSWQDIYEEGKKLAEELEVAEYYLGYGNNKEKFVGHGVGVELNEFPFLASGLDLKLKPGMTIALEPKLVVPDIGAIGIENTYLVTKDKPEKLTTASEELITIKKA from the coding sequence ATGATATCTATATCCAAAGAAAAATTAGAGTCACGAATAACAAAATTCCAGCAAAAATTAAGTAAACAAAATATAGAAGCAGGTATAATTATACAAAATGCAGATCTATTTTACTTTAGTGGTACTATTCAAGGTGAATATCTTTATATTCCAAGCAACGGTAAACCGATATTATTAGTCCGTAGCGACAATAAAAGAGCTAAAAAAGAAACAGGTTTAGAAAATGTTATTGAATTTAAAAGTTCAAAAGAACTAATCGATATTCTTAAAAAAGAAAATATTGACTTACCAACAAAATTAGGATTAGAGTTAGATATTCTTCCTTATAAAACGGTAACTAAACTCCAACAAATATTTGCAACTGATAAAGTTATCAATATTACACCCCAGATTCGTCAGACAAGAATGATCAAATCAGATTCTGAAATCAAATTAATCAAACGTGCTGCTAATAAATTAAAATCAATACCACAGTTAATTAAGAAAAACCTAACACCAGACATTAGTGAACTCGAATTATCTGCTATTATAGAGAAAGATCTGCGCCAAAAAGGCCATACCGGTTTTATTAGAATGAGAGGATTAAATAACGAACTGCCTTTAGGTGTCTGTACAGCTGGAAAGAAATCTACAACTAATATAAAAGTTGATTCTATCTGTGCTGGCACAGGTGTTCATTCTAGTGCCGGAGTAGGAGCTTCAAAAAGCACAATCAAAGATAATAGTCCCATTATACTTGATTATGTTGCTACTCACCATGGTTATCATGCTGATCAAACTCGCATGGCTATAATAGGCAAACCAAGTGCTTATCTTCAAAAAACATATGACAAGATGGTACAACTGCAAACTAGATTAAGTAAATATTTAACTCCTGAGTATAGTTGGCAAGATATCTATGAAGAAGGAAAAAAATTAGCTGAAGAATTAGAAGTAGCTGAATATTATCTTGGCTACGGCAATAACAAGGAAAAGTTTGTCGGTCATGGGGTAGGTGTCGAATTGAATGAATTTCCATTTTTAGCTTCAGGTTTAGATCTTAAATTAAAACCAGGTATGACTATAGCTTTAGAACCTAAATTAGTAGTCCCTGACATTGGAGCCATTGGAATCGAAAACACATATTTAGTTACTAAAGATAAACCAGAAAAATTAACTACTGCTTCCGAAGAACTGATTACAATTAAAAAAGCCTGA
- a CDS encoding ABC transporter permease subunit, which translates to MLTYIIRRTLMIIPILIGVATITFLLNFVLVPGDPVRIAMGQHADPETIKMIREEMGLNDPLYVQYFRFVGRMFKFDFGKSFTNDRPVIDIIIERVPATAKLTFGAMAFAIIVGVSAGVVSAIFPNSIWDYLFMLFAMVGISVPVYFLGMILIWIFALNLDILPVGGYGSWQHLILPSIALGSLQAARIARMTRSSMLEVINKNYIKTARAKGLAEKVVILKHGLRNALIPVITVIGTQLGFLLGGAVLTETTFSWPGLGRLAVNAVMKRDFPLIQGTVLFLAFVFIIVNLLVDLSYGFLDPRIRYD; encoded by the coding sequence GTGCTGACATATATAATTAGGAGAACTTTGATGATTATACCTATTTTAATTGGTGTTGCTACGATAACTTTTTTACTTAATTTTGTTCTAGTTCCTGGTGACCCAGTGAGGATCGCTATGGGTCAACATGCGGACCCAGAAACGATAAAAATGATTAGAGAGGAGATGGGGTTAAATGATCCCTTATATGTTCAATATTTTAGATTTGTAGGTAGGATGTTTAAATTTGATTTTGGTAAATCATTTACTAATGATCGGCCAGTAATAGATATTATCATAGAACGAGTTCCCGCTACAGCTAAATTAACTTTTGGGGCTATGGCTTTTGCTATTATAGTGGGAGTAAGTGCTGGTGTTGTTTCGGCTATTTTTCCGAATAGTATTTGGGATTATTTATTTATGTTGTTTGCGATGGTAGGAATATCTGTGCCAGTTTATTTTCTAGGGATGATTTTAATTTGGATTTTTGCTTTAAATTTAGACATATTGCCAGTTGGAGGATATGGTAGTTGGCAGCATTTAATATTACCCAGCATAGCTTTGGGTAGCCTCCAAGCAGCTAGAATTGCTCGGATGACTAGGTCGAGCATGTTAGAAGTAATTAATAAAAATTACATCAAAACAGCTCGGGCCAAAGGTTTAGCTGAAAAGGTAGTGATTTTAAAGCATGGTTTGCGTAATGCTTTAATCCCAGTAATAACAGTAATTGGGACACAATTGGGTTTCTTATTAGGGGGAGCTGTATTAACAGAAACTACTTTTTCTTGGCCGGGTCTTGGTCGACTAGCTGTAAATGCTGTAATGAAACGTGATTTTCCATTAATTCAAGGAACAGTTTTATTTTTGGCTTTTGTATTTATCATAGTCAACTTGTTAGTTGATTTAAGTTATGGCTTTTTAGATCCACGAATACGGTACGATTAG
- a CDS encoding ABC transporter permease, whose protein sequence is MAQTETKQEPSNLQEQEEDVEVYSVWRDAWKRLKKNKLAMFGLSTTILLFIVAILAPLIAPYSPYYSPVMEDGKVELSLQDPTWDHPFGTDKLGRDIFSRIIYGARISLFVGFATQAIALIIGIPLGAIAGYYGGVVDDIVSYLINVFLAFPFLLFVIAVMAIFQDPGIDKVVLALGILGWPRLARIVRGQVMSLKEEEYIEAAQSLGASDFRIISKHVIPNCLAPIIVTVTLGIAGAILSEAGLSFLGIGAQPPQPSWGLMISTGKEFLRGEPRMMLIPGAAIMITVLGFNLFGDGLRDALDPKMKD, encoded by the coding sequence GTGGCTCAAACAGAAACGAAACAAGAGCCCAGTAATTTACAAGAGCAAGAAGAGGATGTAGAAGTTTATAGTGTTTGGCGAGATGCTTGGAAGAGACTTAAGAAAAATAAATTAGCAATGTTTGGTTTAAGTACCACTATTCTTTTATTTATAGTGGCGATTTTAGCTCCTTTAATTGCTCCTTATAGCCCCTATTATTCGCCAGTTATGGAAGATGGAAAAGTAGAATTATCATTACAAGATCCAACTTGGGATCATCCATTTGGTACAGATAAGCTAGGACGAGATATTTTTAGTAGAATTATTTATGGTGCCCGAATCTCTTTATTTGTTGGATTTGCTACGCAAGCGATTGCTTTAATTATCGGCATTCCTTTAGGGGCTATTGCTGGTTATTATGGTGGAGTAGTTGATGATATTGTTTCTTATTTGATTAATGTATTTTTAGCTTTTCCCTTTCTATTATTTGTAATTGCTGTTATGGCTATTTTTCAGGATCCCGGAATAGACAAAGTAGTATTGGCTTTAGGAATTCTTGGTTGGCCGAGATTGGCAAGGATTGTTAGAGGTCAAGTTATGTCTCTAAAAGAGGAAGAGTATATTGAAGCAGCTCAATCCTTAGGGGCATCAGATTTTAGAATAATCTCTAAGCATGTAATCCCTAATTGTTTAGCGCCAATTATTGTAACTGTTACGTTAGGAATAGCTGGAGCAATTCTATCTGAAGCGGGCTTGAGTTTTTTAGGCATAGGAGCTCAACCACCACAGCCAAGTTGGGGGTTGATGATAAGTACAGGAAAAGAGTTTTTACGAGGTGAACCTAGAATGATGTTAATTCCAGGAGCAGCAATTATGATTACAGTATTAGGGTTTAATTTGTTTGGAGATGGTCTAAGGGATGCATTGGATCCTAAGATGAAAGATTAG
- a CDS encoding ABC transporter ATP-binding protein, giving the protein MSDRILKINNLKTYFHIDRGTVKAVDGVDLGIKEGETLGVVGESGSGKSVTASSIMQLIPIPPGEIVQGEIIFKNENLLGKSIEKIRNIRGNQISMIFQEPMTSLNPVYTIGDQIVEVLELHQDMNKEEALEEAVEMLEKVGIPSPEERVTEYPHQLSGGMRQRVMIAMALACNPELLIADEPTTALDVTIQAQILELMQELKDEFNTAIMLITHDLGVIAEAADKVAVMYGGRIVEQGEVRTVFKDPEHPYTKGLINSIPNVEERNDRLEPIKGIVPDPFSFPEGCRFANRCDYVIDKCWSQKPKLENIDSGHVVRCWRWKELNQKNN; this is encoded by the coding sequence ATGTCAGATAGAATTTTAAAAATAAATAATTTAAAAACCTATTTTCATATTGATAGAGGGACGGTAAAAGCAGTAGATGGAGTAGATTTAGGTATTAAAGAAGGAGAAACATTAGGAGTAGTTGGAGAGTCAGGCTCGGGGAAGAGTGTAACTGCTTCATCAATTATGCAATTAATTCCTATCCCACCAGGGGAGATAGTTCAGGGAGAAATTATATTTAAAAATGAGAACTTATTAGGAAAATCAATTGAAAAAATTCGAAATATTCGCGGAAATCAAATTTCTATGATTTTTCAGGAACCTATGACTTCTTTAAATCCAGTATATACTATTGGAGATCAAATTGTGGAAGTATTAGAGTTACATCAAGATATGAATAAAGAGGAAGCTTTAGAAGAAGCAGTTGAGATGTTAGAGAAGGTTGGGATTCCTTCTCCAGAAGAAAGAGTTACTGAATATCCCCATCAATTAAGTGGGGGGATGAGACAGAGAGTAATGATAGCTATGGCCTTAGCCTGTAATCCTGAATTATTAATAGCAGATGAACCAACTACAGCTTTGGATGTAACAATTCAGGCTCAGATTTTAGAATTAATGCAAGAGTTAAAAGACGAGTTTAATACAGCTATTATGTTAATTACCCATGATTTAGGGGTAATAGCTGAGGCAGCAGATAAAGTAGCGGTAATGTATGGAGGAAGAATTGTAGAACAGGGGGAGGTAAGAACTGTATTTAAAGATCCAGAACATCCATATACAAAGGGATTAATTAATTCTATTCCTAACGTAGAAGAACGAAATGATCGTTTAGAACCAATAAAAGGAATAGTTCCTGACCCATTTAGTTTTCCTGAAGGATGCAGATTTGCTAATCGTTGTGATTATGTGATAGATAAATGTTGGTCTCAAAAACCTAAATTAGAAAATATCGATTCAGGTCATGTAGTTAGATGTTGGAGATGGAAGGAATTAAATCAAAAGAATAATTAG
- a CDS encoding ABC transporter ATP-binding protein, which produces MEKKILKVTNLKKYFPVTGGVFNRRINDVKAVDGLDFTVKQGETLGLVGESGCGKSTTGKVLLRLLDATEGKVVFKDQNIYDLDKKAMCSLRKEMQMIFQDPDASLNPRMTVGEIIGEPMEIHNLATGNEKERKVKKLLDKVGLQPNYSERYPHEFSGGQRQRVGIARALAVDPKIIICDEPVSALDVSIQAQVLNLLKDLQEELDLTYIFIAHDLSVVRHISDRVAVMYLGRIVELAEKDELYNNPLHPYTKALLSAIPVPDPDIKRDRIILKGEVPSPIDPPSGCNFHTRCPFGNDICKEEKPKFEDKEENHFVACHIVD; this is translated from the coding sequence ATGGAAAAGAAGATTTTAAAAGTAACCAACTTAAAAAAATATTTTCCAGTTACCGGCGGGGTTTTTAATAGACGTATTAATGATGTAAAAGCAGTTGATGGATTAGATTTTACAGTAAAACAAGGAGAAACTTTAGGTTTAGTAGGAGAATCAGGATGTGGAAAATCAACAACAGGTAAAGTATTACTGCGTTTATTGGATGCTACAGAAGGGAAAGTAGTTTTTAAAGACCAAAATATATATGATTTAGATAAAAAGGCAATGTGTAGTTTGCGTAAAGAAATGCAAATGATTTTTCAAGATCCAGATGCTTCTTTAAATCCTAGAATGACAGTAGGAGAAATAATTGGAGAGCCAATGGAAATTCATAATTTAGCTACAGGAAATGAAAAAGAAAGAAAGGTTAAGAAATTACTAGATAAAGTAGGATTACAACCTAATTATTCCGAAAGATACCCCCATGAATTTAGTGGAGGCCAAAGACAGAGAGTTGGAATTGCTAGAGCACTAGCAGTAGATCCTAAAATTATTATTTGTGATGAACCAGTTTCAGCTTTAGATGTATCCATTCAGGCTCAGGTACTTAATTTATTAAAAGATCTACAAGAAGAATTAGATTTAACTTATATTTTTATTGCTCATGATCTAAGTGTAGTTCGCCATATAAGTGATCGAGTAGCCGTAATGTATTTAGGAAGAATAGTTGAATTGGCAGAAAAAGATGAATTATACAATAATCCTTTACATCCTTATACTAAAGCATTGTTATCAGCGATTCCAGTACCTGACCCAGATATTAAACGAGATAGAATAATTTTAAAAGGAGAGGTACCTAGTCCAATAGATCCGCCTAGCGGCTGTAATTTTCATACTCGATGTCCATTTGGCAATGATATTTGTAAAGAAGAAAAGCCAAAATTTGAAGATAAAGAAGAGAATCACTTCGTTGCTTGTCATATAGTTGATTAA